DNA sequence from the Sinorhizobium alkalisoli genome:
GGCGCGAGGCTTTTCACCTCGCCGGCATTGCCGACCCAACGGAGTATTTGGATCCGGAATTCTGGACCAAGGCCATCGGCGCCTTTGCTGCAGAGGAGGTTAAATGATGTTCCGCATCACCAAGGAATTCCATTTCTCCGCCTCGCACCAGCTGAAGAGCCTGCCGCCGGAACATCAATGCGCGCGGCTGCACGGACATAATTACATCGTCGAGGTCGAGCTTTCGGCGGAGACGCTGAACGAGCATGGGTTCGTGCGCGACTATCACGAGCTCGCGCCGTTGAAACGCTATATCGACGAAGCCTTCGACCACCGTCACTTGAATGACATACTCGGCCATGACCGGGTGACTGCCGAGTGCCTGGCGCAGCATTTCTTTGAATGGTGCAAAGGGCGATTTCCGGAAACGGCCGCCGTGCGCGTCAGCGAGACGGCAAAGACCTGGGCGGAATACAGGCCATGATCGGCACACGACCGACCGAAATCCGCGTCAGCGAGATCTTCGGGCCAACTATCCAGGGCGAGGGCGCGTTGATCGGAGTGCCGACCGTGTTCGTCAGGACCGGCGGCTGCGATTACCGTTGTTCCTGGTGCGACAGCCTTCACGCCGTCGACAGCCGCTATCGTGACGAGTGGCGCCCTATGTCGACGGAGGAGGTGTGGCAGGAGGTCACGGCGCTTTCCGGCGGCACGCCGGTCATGGTTTCCCTGTCGGGCGGCAACCCGGCAATTCAGCCGCTTGGAGACCTGATCACGTGCGGCCATGCACAGGGATATCGCTTCGCCCTCGAAACGCAAGGCTCGATCGCACGCGACTGGTTCGCCGATCTCGACGTGCTGGTGCTCAGTCCCAAACCGCCATCGAGCGGAATGGAGACGGATTGGGATGCGTTCGGCGCCTGCCTCGAGGCGAGCGGGGGTAGGCCACAGACGATTCTCAAGATCGTGATCTTCGACGAGGCAGATTATTCCTATGCGCGGAATGCCGCAGCACGCTACCCGCAACTGCCCGTTTATCTCCAGCCCGGCAACCACACGCCGCCGCCACCCGAGGAATTCGATGCGCCGATCGACATCGAGGGCGTGACGGAGCGCATGCGCTGGCTGGTCGAGCGCGTCACGGAGGACAGATGGTTCGAGGCGCGCGTTCTTCCGCAGTTGCACGTCCTTCTTTGGGGTAACAAGCGCGGCGTGTAGATCACATCTGCATACCCGCAGCATTGCGCGGCCATCGCGGTCCCGCAGGCGCTTTGCTGGATGAAGCGTGGTATTTCGGCTTGTCGATGTTACAGTCATGACATAAAACGTTACCGCCGCGTTAACGGCGCCTGTCACCCACACTCCAAGCAGATTCGAAAGAATTTTTAATGCCACGAGAAGGAGACATTTATGTCCATTTCCCCCACCCTTGGCGAAGAACAGGTCCCGATCTTGCTCGCCAGCGATATTGCCGCCCGCGTGAGGGCCGCCCGTGAGGCAGTCGGCTACAGTATCGAGGACCTTGCCGTCACCTGTGGTCTTACCAGTATCGAGATAAGCGACATCGAAAGCGGGGGCGACAGCGATCCGGTGAAACTGAAGCGCGTTGCGACTGCTCTTCAGGTCCCGATTTCGCATTTGCTGCCAGGCGAGGTGTAGAGGGCCGAGCCGGGCGGCTGCCAGTCCATTCGACAAGAGGGATTTGCCGACAGCCGCGACTGCATGTCTCCTTAAATCGACTTCGGCTTAAGGAGACATGCAGCAATTCAATGCGCCACAGCGCCGCGTGTCCGATAAGACGCGCGGCGCTTGCGGGTTTGATGAGGTTCATTGTGTTGAAAGCAGGTTCCGGATGCTTCGGATCAGCGCAGTGCCATCGAAGGGTTTCGTCAGGCACGGCAGCGTCCTGTATTGCTCCGGCAGATCCGACCGCGCATAGCCGGTCAGCAGCAGAACCGGCACATGCCGCTCGATCAACTCGTCGACCAATGGATAGCCGAGTTCGCCGCGCAGATTGAGATCCAGTGTAGCGACCTCGAAAAGTTCCGTTCGTGAGGCTGCGATCGACGCGCTGAGGGTTGTGAAGGGGCCGATGACGGCGTAACCGGCGGCGACGAGATCTTCCTCGATCTGCAATGCGACGAGAAATTCATCCTCCACGACGAAAACGCGGTCTTTGCCGTCCGGGTTCATCTCAGGGCTTCCTGGGATGGGGAACGTCGATGGTGCATCTCAGACCCTCCGAGGCAAAGTCAAGCCGCACTTCACCGCCAAGATCCGAGGCCACCACCCGCTCCAACAACAGCCGGCCGAATCCGTTTTCTTTCGGTTCCGGGACGGGTGGGCCGCCGGTCTCCTGCCACGAGACATGAAGTCGTCTCTCTTCTGGGTCGACACTCCACGCGATTGCGACTTTGCCGCTCTTCACAGAGAGCGCACCGTGCTTGGCCGCATTGGTGGCAAGCTCATGCGCGGCCATTCCGAGGGTCAGCGCATACTTGGGCGGCAACATTGTCGTTGGTCCGGATAGCGAGACGTTGCTCCCGCTCGCGTCGCTGTAGGGGGACAGTTCGTCGAAGAGGACCGTTTCAAGCGAAACCCCGGACCAGCTCGATTCGGCAAGACGGGTGTGTGTTTGCGCCAACGCCCGAATGCGTGCATTGAACGAATCGCGCGCCTCGCGCAGCTCCGGGTTTGTAGAGAAGGATTGACGCGCGATCGAACTGACGATCGCAAGGGTGTTCTTCACCCGATGGCTGAGTTCGGCGACAAGAAGGCTGCGCTGGGATTCTGCCTCCTTGCGCTCGGTTATGTCCATGCAGACACCGGCCAGCTTGGGGGCACGCCCGGTTCCCGGCAGCGAGAACTGCCCAAAGGCCTCCACCCATCGGATCGATCCTTCAGGAAGTTTGACCCGGTAAATAACATGATAGTTTTCGTGGGTTTTCAGGGCCTTGGCGATCTCCAACTCGACAAGGGGAAGATCGGCCGGATGAATGTCCCGTTTGAAATCGGCAAGCGTTCCGCCGAAGGTTCCCGGCTCGAGATGATGAAGGGACTCCAGGCCGGGCGACCATATCACGTGGCCGGTGCCCGTATCCCATTCCCAGGCCCCCATTCGCCCCGCCTCCAGTGCGATCTGAAGCCGTCGCTCGCTCTCCTGCAGCGCTTCTTCCGCCACCTTGCGTTCGGTTATGTCCACCGATGCTGCCACGGCGCCGACCACCGCGCCGGTGGCATCGCGCAACGGTGTCGCGTTTCCAAAAATGTGGCGCATCGAACCGTCTTCGAAGCGGATTTCTTCTTCGAAATTGGGGACCTCTTCGCCCCGCGCAGCCCTTTGAACGGGTAGTTCATCGGCTGCCAATAGCCGTCCCTGCGAGAACACTTGGAAATTGTCTGGTCCCTCGCCGGCTGGCGCGGACAGCGACAAATTGCTGCCGGAAGGCCGCCGCAGGAGGTCGTAGGCCGCACGGTTGCCGGCGATTTCCGTACAATCCGGCGAGCGGGTGATCCAGATCAAAGCGGGCACTGCCTGCATGATCGCCATCAATTCTGCGGCGCGCTCTCTCTCCATTGCCTCTTTCCGGCGCAACTGCTCCTCCGCGCGTTGCCTCGCCTCTTCGGCGCGGAGGCGCTGGATGCTGAAGCCGAGTTGCCGGGCTATGGTCATCGCCACGCTGGTTTCACTGTCTGCGAAGGCATGCGGCAGGTCGTAATAGGTCATGAATTTGCCGATGAGCCGCCCTCCGGCGACGAGTGGGATGAAGCCGAGCGCGTGTATGCCCTCCGCCTCGACGACCCGTCTCAGTTCCTGCGAGATGTCAGCCACGGCAATGTCTTCGATGTATATCGGCTCCGGATCCTTTTCGTCGGCGGCCCAGGGAGAATGCCCGTCGACCGCCTGCCGATATTGATCCGAGAGGCCGCGCCACGCGACGAAACGCATCGTCTCGGACTTGTCGAAAAGCAGTATGGACGCGCGCTCGCAGGAGAGGGCACTCTGGATGGCGTCCAGCGACGCATCGTAGACTTCTTCGATGTCCTGCGCCCGTTGCTGCCTTTCCGCGAGGCTGTAAAGGGAGGCCTGTTCGCGCAGGCGCGCCGCCAATGCTTCCGTTGCGCGCTTGTGTCCGGTGATGTCCCGGGCAATCTTCGACGCCCCGATGATGCTGCCGTCAGCATCGCGCACGGGCGAAACCGTAAGGGAGATGTTGACGAGGCTCCCGTCCTTCCGCCGGCGCAAAGTCTCGTAATGGTCGATGCGCTCGCCGCTGCGGATGCGGCTGAGAATCATCGGCTCTTCGTCTTGATAGCCGGGCGGCATGAGAATGGTGATCGATTTGCCCACCACTTCATCGGCGGTGTATCCGAACAGCCTTTCGGCCCCCAGGTTCCAACTTGTGATCGTGCCGTTCAGATCCTTGGCAACGATGGCGTCATCCGAGGATTCGACGATTGCGGCGAGATAACGGGAGTCGTTTTCCGCACTTCTGCGCTCGGTCATGTCGACAAGGAGATTGACGGCACCCGAGAGCACCCCGGCCTCGTTGAAGGTCGGTGTCGGATAAGGGAGAACCAGGGCGGTCGTCCCGTTCGGACGGACGGCGAGCAACTCCTTTCCCCAGATCGGCCGACCCGTCTCCAACGCTATCGCCATTGGGCACTGATCGTGCGGCAGCGCCGTCCCGTCAAGCCGCTGCAGCTTCCAACACACGCACCAGCGGTCTTTTCCCACCGTCGGTTCCCGCCCGGCAAGGTCGACCGCGGCGCGGTTGAAATAGGTGACATATCCGTCTGCGTCCGTCATATAAACGGCGACCGGAAGGGCATCCAGTGCCGTCCGAAAGTCTGGTGAGGCAAGCACCCCCGCGTCGGCCATCAGGCACGAGGGCAGTATATCCGCGCTGCTCATAGTTCCCTCCGAGCGCCCCGTAACACGGGTGAACGCGGCCAACATCAGCTTTGTTCCGGATTGCCCCAAAAGAGGTAAAGCGGCTTCATGCCATAGTAGCAACACAGGGCTGCACTACAGTTGCCGGACTCCGACGCCAGGTTGAAACCGAAAAGCTGTCACAGGAGCGCGGGGGCAAATCCAACTTCAAACTGGAGACGATCTGAATGAGCAGATTTGTGCTGAACGCCGTAGGTAAACCGCTCTATTACAGCGGCAGCTCCACGGCATGGTTTTCCGCCACCGGATCCGGCCCCATGCTCTACGGAACGGCTGGCAACGACTCGATGTGGGGCGACAGCTCCGTGAACGTTACGATGATCGGCGGCAAGGGCGACGACATCTATTATCTCTATTCATCGATAAACCGCGCCTATGAGGCTCCGGGTGAGGGCGTCGACACCATCAGCACCTGGATGAGCTACACCTTGCCGGAAAATTTCGAGAACCTCACCGTCACCGGCGACAATCGCTTCGCCTTCGGCAACGACCTGGACAACATCATCAAAGGCGGCTCAAGCCGCCAGACGATCGACGGTGGTGCCGGCGACGACGTCCTGATCGGTGGGGGAGGTGCCGACACCTTCGTCGTCGCCCGCGGGAACGGAAGCGACCTTATCACGGATTTCAACTTCGATGACATCGTCCGCCTAGACGGCTACGGATTTACATCCTTCCAGCAGGTTCTCGCCAACGTGGCCCAGGAGGGGATGGATCTTCGGCTCAATCTCGCAGACGGCGAGAGCCTGGTGTTCAGGAACACCACTGCCGATCAGTTGCAGGCGAACCAATTCCGGTTGAGCCTCGATCGCTCCGTGCTGACGCAGACGTTTTCCGACGACTTCGACACGCTGCAACTGCACGACGGCACGAGCGGCGTCTGGGACCCCAAGTTCTGGTGGGCCCCGGATAAAGGTGCGACGCTTACGGGGAACGGCGAACTGCAATGGTATATCAATCCGAGCTACCAGCCGACGGCGTCCGCCAATCCGTTTTCGGTCAAGGACGGAGTGCTGACGATCACCGCAAAGCCGGCTTCCGAGGCAATCCAGACCGAAATCGAAGGCTACGATTACACGTCGGGCATGCTGACGACGCACTCGTCCTTCGCACAGACCTACGGCTATTTCGAGATCCGGGCCGACATGCCGGATGACCAGGGCGTGTGGCCGGCCTTCTGGCTGCTGCCCGCCGACGGCTCCTGGCCGCCGGAACTCGATATCGTGGAAATGCGCGGGCAGGATCCGAATACCATCATAGGCACCGTCCATTCCAATGAAACCGGCTCCCAGACCAGCGTCGCAAGTGCCGTGAAAGTGACCGACACCAGCGGCTTCCATAAATACGGGGTGCTTTGGACCGAGGAGGAGATCGTCTGGTATTTCGACGACGCAGCGATTGCCCGCGCCGACACACCGTCGGACATGCACGATCCGATGTATATGATCGTCAACCTGGCCGTCGGAGGCATCGCCGGCGCGCCGAACGACGGGCTCGCCGACGGATCCGAAATGAAAATCGATTACGTCAGGGCCTATTCGCTCGACGCTGATTGGCATATCTGAGCGGTGGACGGGCCGGCGGCGTCGCCGCCGCCGGCTCTACAAGCGCCGTGCGTCTTTTCAGACGCGCAAAGGTCGCTCTAACACTTTGAAACTGCGCATCGGCCGGATTATCGGGTCCGATTTTGGGGCCGATGCGCCGGTCGCAATTCGATTCACTTCTGGATGCAGGTGTCGGCGGTGTCCTTGGTGCATTCGTCGAGGCCGGTATAGACCGGATCCTCGACTGGCTTGCCGGCGATGAGGTCCAGCATGACCTGCGGGGCCTTGTAGCCCATTTCGAACGGCCGTTGGCCGACGAGAGCAGTCACCAGCCCCTCCTTGGCGATGGCGACCTCTTCACCGATCGTATCGGCCGCACCGATGACGAATTCGTTGTTGGCGATCTTGTCGGCCATCGGTCTGAACAGATCGCGGTAGGGCTGCGGTGCTCCGAACAGGGGCCATCCACCCATGATGCCGAAGGCATCCAGGTCGGGATTGGCTGCCAGTATGTCGGTCATCGCCTGCACGCCCTTCGCCCCATCGTCATTGGTGAAGACCGGGCAGCCCGCCACTTCCGTCCATCCGCCTTCGCCCTTGAGCTCACCCAGGTCCTTCTGGCCGGTGAGGGCATCCCGCATGCCCTGAGCCCGGCGCAGAATGTTGTCGGCGCCCGGATTGCCTTCGATCGTGCAGATCTTGCCGCCGTCCGGTTTTGCCTTCTTTATATACTCGCCGATGCGATAGCCCATCAGATAGTTATCAGTGCCGAGATATGTCTGGCGCAGCGACGAATCCTCGGGGGCGAGGTCGGCGTCGACCGTCATGACAGGCACTGTCGGGTTGGCGGTCTTCAGGGTCTGGGCGATCAGCTTGGCATTTGACGGCGAAATGGCGATCGCGGCCGTATCGGGTTTGCTCAGCATATCCTGAACGATTTGCGCTTCGCCCGCTTCGTCCGATGTCGATGCAGGTCCGGTGTAGAAGCACTCATATTCGGAATCCTGATTTTCGCTGTTCCACTTCTGACAGCCTTGGTTGATTGCCTCGAAGAACGGGTTGTCTAGGCCCTTCACGACGATGACAAGCTGCTTCTTCTGGGCCAGAGCCGTTCCCGCGCCAAGCGCAAGGACCGCTGCGGCAAGCAATAATGCCTTCCTCATTCTCTCCTCCTTTGGACAAGCGGACCTCCAATGTCCGCGGCGAAATCAACCCGGATACCAGACGATACGTCGATCATCCGCTGTGCGCTCGTACTGCCAGGCCGAGTCGATGAGCTTTTCGAGATCATAGCCGGGCTGCCAACCCAGCAGGTATTTGGCCTTGCTGTTGTCCATCCAGTTTGAATGGAACCGGCTCGGTATTTCGACGGAACGCAGGCCGCGGGTGCGGGCAAGATAGGTCGCGACTTCGCCGTAATCTACCGGCCGGTCCATAGAGATGTTGAAGAGTTGGCGCACCGCACGGGGATTGTCGATCGCCGCGAGTATCGCCGACACAAGGTCATCGACATGAACGAAATTGCGCTTAAGCGGCCGGCCGTCGGCGTCTCGGAGCAGCGGAACGGTGCCGTCCTCCGCATAACGCTTCGCGTCTGCCTCGGGAACGAGGTCCTTCCATACGGGACCGCCGAACACGTTGTCGCCGAAGGACAGGGTATATTTGAAGTCGTCCTTCTCCATGATCCATGGCGCGCGCAGGCAGCAGCCGTTCACGCCATATTGGATGCCGTATTGCTCGAGCATGACTTCCTCGAGCACCTTCGATAGGGCATAGCAGCCCGGATAGGCGCGGTGCGCTGCCGCTTCGGTGATCGGCCCCTGATGGCGATAGTAGAAGTGGCCGATGCCGGCGTCGCCGCCGATAAGAATGAATTGGCTGGCCGTCGCGCTCGCACGGAAGCCCTCCAGGAGCCAGAACAAGCCCTTTACCGTCACGTCCATGACTTGGTCGGGGAGTTCCTTGCAGGTGGCGAGATGCACGACATGCGTAACGTCTTCCAGAGCTCGCGCGACTGAAGCGCGGTCGGCAATCGAGCCGCGTGCCACCTCGACGCGTTCCGCTTCGGCAAACAGCCGGTTGTGGCAGAGCGCACGGATGCGGGCATCGAGAAAACGCGGATCGTCAAGCAGCGCCGCGATGAAGTGCCGCCCGACCTTGCCAGTTGCTCCGGTGACGAGGATCAGCATGCCGACCTCCCGCTGATAGCTAATATGCGCTTACTTCGCGCGTCAACGGGTATTCATATTACAATATGTAAAATGCCGCAGATGCGGCTCAATTTGTAGGACAATTCATTGACGCTATCGCTCGCTTTTGCGTAAATGGGCTCGTGGTCGTTGGGAAGGAACGTGGCGGCCATAGCGTGCACGTTCTGGTTCTGGGAGGCTGGACGGCGGTGGCGGTTCTCGAACTTGCCGATATTTCCAAACACTTCGGCGCTATCCAGGCGGTCAGTGACGTTTCGCTGACGCTTCAGCCGGGCGAAGTCGTGGGGCTGATGGGGGACAACGGCGCGGGGAAGTCCACGCTTGTCAAAATGATCGCCGGCAATTTCCGGCCGAGTCATGGCACGATGCGCATGAATGGTGTCGAACTCGTGCTTCATCGTCCGGTCGAAGCGCGCCAGCACGGAATTGAAATCGTCTACCAGGATCTCGCGCTTTGCGACAACCTCACTGCGGCAGCAAATGTCTTTCTCGGTCGTGAGCTGCGCCGAGGCGTCGGACCAATAAGCATCCTCGATTACAAGGCGATGTATCGTCGCGCCGGCGAAATTTTCAAGGAACTGAAGTCGGAGACCCGGCCGCGCGATCTCGTCAAACAAATGTCCGGTGGGCAGCGGCAGGCCGTGGCGATCGCGCGCACTATGCTCTCGGAGGCCAAGATCGTACTTATGGACGAGCCGACGGCAGCGATTTCCGTCCGGCAGGTCGCCGAAGTACTGAACCTGATCCGCCACCTACGTGACAGCGGCATCGCGGTCGTGCTGATCAGCCATCGCATGCCGGATGTCTTTGCGGTCGCGGACCGCGTCATCGTGATGCGTCGCGGCAGAAAGGTAGCGGATAAGCCGATTGCCGCCAGTTCGCCGGAAGAGGTTACGGGGCTGATCACCGGCGCACTCGAAAGGGCATGACAGAAAGAGTGTGGGCAAAAGCCGATATAGAGCCGGCATAGAAGAAAGCGAAGGGCGTCCATGGCAATCACCTTGGATCGGGCAGTCGGCCAGAGGCAGCAGTCGTGGCTCGGCTCGATACTGTCGAGTCAGACGTTCTGGGTTCTGATAGCCGTCATCGCAGCCTGCATTTTCCTTTCATTTGCGACCGACACTTTTGCAACATCGCGAAATCTCTACAACATCACCCGGAACTTCACCTTCGTCGCCATCATCGCACTCGGCATGACATTGGTGATCATCACCGGTGGTATCGACCTTTCGGTCGGATCCGTGCTCTGCCTGTGCAGCATGGTGCTCGCCGTCACCATGAATGCGGGCTACAGCCTCGAGGTAGGCATTACCGTCTCCATCGGGACGGCGATGATTATCGGCGCGTTCAACGGCGTATTGATCGCCTATCTCGGGTTCCCACCCTTCGTGGTCACCCTCGGCATGCTGTCCATTGCCCGCAGCCTGGCCATGGTGGTGTCGAACAACACGGTGGTTTTCCAGTTCGGTCCTGATCACGACCTGCTTCTGTCGATCGGGGGCGGGGCCTGGTTCTTCGGTATAGCCAATCCGGTGATCTACATGATCGTTCTGGCCGTGCTCACGGGTTTCGTGCTGCGCTGGACCCGGTTTGGTCGCTATATATTCGCAATAGGCGGAAACGAGCATGCCGCACGGCTGACCGGCGTGCCGGTCAATCGCATCAAGGTGACGGTCTACATGATCTCCGCGATTGCAGCCGGCGTCGCCGGCATCATCCAAACCGGCTGGCTTGGCGCCGTCACGACCAATATCGGCGCCGGCATGGAGCTTCAGGTCATTGCCGCGGCGGTTATCGGCGGCGCCAATCTTGCCGGCGGCGTTGGTACCGCCTCCGGAGCCCTGATCGGCGCCGCGCTGATCGAAGTCATCCGAAACAGCCTTGGCCTGCTCGGAATCAGCGCCTTCTGGCAGGGCACGTTCATTGGCGGCGCGACGATCCTGGCTGTCCTTTTCGACCGGATCCGGAACCTTCGCCAGAGTGACTAGAGCCTAAGCAGGTTCCGCTAAGGGAACTCAACCCTTGGCAAGGATGCGCTGCATCTCCTCCATGGCCGCGTCGAGTTGTGGGTCGCGACCATTGGCAAAAGGGAGGCTGAATGGCACGGGAATATCCGGCTCGACCCCGCGCCCTTCGAGCCGCAGGCCGTTCTCGATCACAGCGTCCGAGACGGCTACTTCGAGCAGGCTGTCGTCGGGAAGGATAAAGGCACGCCCTGCAAGCAGCGCCCCGGCCGTGCGCGTTCCGACGAGTGGTATGCCGTTTGTTTTCAGTGCATAGGCGAAGAGCTCGAGACCGCTTCTCGCGCCATCATCAATGATCGCGACGACCGGCCGGTGCCACAGGGCATTGGCTACCGTTTCTTTCCCACTGCGCGCGATCAGCCGGAAGTTGGGTACGCCGCCGACGAAGAGTTCGGCCGCGTCCGGCGGCCCGCCGCCCCAGCGCCCGCGCAGGTCGACGACGACGCCCTCGGCATCCTTGAGGCGCCCGGTGGCAAGTGCGCGGGCGACGATCTCAAGTCCATCGGACGTGGAGAGCGTCCAGAGGCGCAGATAGCCGATGCGACGCCCCTCGCGCAGCTTCATCTCTATGCTCTCGTCGATCGCCTTGGCGAACGACTCCAGCGGGCGCATACGCTCCACCGTCACGGCGACGGTGGAGGGTGGTGCATCGCGATCGCGGCGCAAGGCGATCTCGACGCTCTCTCCGACTCTGTTCCGGAAGGAAGCGATCTCCCTGTACGGGGCTCCGTCGACAAGCAGGATCTCGTCGCCGATCCGGATGCCGGCGCGGTCCGCCGGGCCGCCGTCATAGACATCGCTGACGAACCGTCCGCCCCCTTCGAGCCGCGTCACCATCCCGATGCCGGTATAGCTGACATCGCCGTTCGGCGGAAACACGCGCCTGATATCGTTGCGGATTGCGAAGCGGAAGATGTCGGAGAGTTCGTAATAGTCGATCGTATCGCTGGTGAAGCGGGCGGTGTGCGAAGCGCCGAGACTCGCCAATACGGTGTCGATTGCGGTGTCGACGCGCGCCGCCGGGCTGTTTTCCGTCAGTGGATCGTCCGCATCCTGGACTTCCCGCCGTACCGCTGCGCCAAACCGCTCGAGGGCAGAGGGGTCGTAGAAATTGTCGAGCACCAATTCGACGGCGCGGTCGAAGATCGGGTGACCGGAGCGGGGCGGCTCAAGCGCGCGGCCCGGCTCGGGCATGACGAGCAGCAGGAGCACGAATGATAGGACGCCGAAAATCTTCACTTCACACGAACCATTCCTTTTGCTGCGGCCAGTATGCCGAAGACCGCGGCCGGATTTGAGGCTTCGCTACAACAAGATTGTGTGAAGACGTCGTGTTCGCGTGTGTTCGCCGCCGGCATCATACCGAGGAACGCCCGCCACGGTAGGAAAGAGCGCCCTTTTGGAACAACTGCGGGTAGCTGTGGTTACAGGCAACGAGCACGACCATCGCAACCTGGAGTGCGAGAAACATGCCACGACTCCCGTTTCTCGCGCCGAACCGCTCAAAGCGCAATCGGTTCCCTATTGTTTCTGGTGTTTCAGATCCGTGCGTCGGGCTTGCTCCGGCGCAAATGACCAAAGCGGAAGCCGCCTGCCGCAGCGGCGCGCACCATCATCATCTCCCCGATATTCTCGTGCGTCATCAGACCGACGAGGTGGTTGTGGCTGTCAACGACTGCAACGGCTGGCGAATTCGCCTGCTGCATCAATCGCAGGCTTTCCTCGAGACGCTTGCGGAAATGGACGGTCGGCACGTCCTGGCGCATCGCCTGAACGACCGGTGTGGCCGAGCCGCTCTCTTTCAGGTTCCGGATGATGTCGTCGCGTGTGAGGAGCCCCATGAAATGTCCGGCGCCGTCGACCACGGGGAACTCGCGTTGCGTCGTCGCCAGCAGGCTCTCGATCGCCTCGTCGATGCTTGCCGACCGCTCGAGCCGTGCAAATTCCGTGATCATCACATCGCCGACCAGCACGCTGTCGGAAAGATCGCGGATCTGCGCGTTCTGAGCCTCCGCAGTCGCGGCCAAGTAGACGAAAATGCCGATGAATATCAGCAGCGGGTTGTAGAAGAGGCCGACGAAGCCGAAGACGAAGGCAAGGCCCTGGCCGATGGTGGCGGCGACCTGGGTCGCGCGGGACCAACTCATGCGAGAGGCGAGCGCGGCACGCAGCACGCGGCCGCCGTCCATCGGGAAGGCCGGGATCAAATTGAAAAGGACCAGAAAGATATTGACTCCGGCGAGCCGTGCCAGGAAGCCAAGCTGCGGGTCCTCGATATCCTGTATCTGTTCCATGCCCGCCGTCGTGCCGAGCAGCAGAAGAAGAATCCCGGCGATCGCCACATTGACGAGTGGGCCGGCAATGGCGATCAGGAACTCCTCCTTCGGTTCTTCCGGCATGCGCTCCAGGCGCGCGACGCCGCCGATGGGCAGCAGCGTGATGTCGGGTGTTTTGACGCCGAAGTGACGGGCAACGGCAATATGGCCGAATTCATGCAGAACGACGCAGACGAAGATCGCCAGCACGAACGCAATGCCTGCAATGGCCGCAGGAGTGCCGCCGATGCGATAGTGCATCAGCCATATCCAAGCAAGCAGGATCGCGAAGGTCACATGCACGCGGATCGCGGTGCCACCGATCGTTCCGATTTTGAAGGACCAAGCCATCAATATGCTCCTGCGACTTGTCCGCCCAGACTCCGTCCGAACGCCGGGCACAGC
Encoded proteins:
- a CDS encoding response regulator, coding for MNPDGKDRVFVVEDEFLVALQIEEDLVAAGYAVIGPFTTLSASIAASRTELFEVATLDLNLRGELGYPLVDELIERHVPVLLLTGYARSDLPEQYRTLPCLTKPFDGTALIRSIRNLLSTQ
- a CDS encoding sugar-binding protein gives rise to the protein MRKALLLAAAVLALGAGTALAQKKQLVIVVKGLDNPFFEAINQGCQKWNSENQDSEYECFYTGPASTSDEAGEAQIVQDMLSKPDTAAIAISPSNAKLIAQTLKTANPTVPVMTVDADLAPEDSSLRQTYLGTDNYLMGYRIGEYIKKAKPDGGKICTIEGNPGADNILRRAQGMRDALTGQKDLGELKGEGGWTEVAGCPVFTNDDGAKGVQAMTDILAANPDLDAFGIMGGWPLFGAPQPYRDLFRPMADKIANNEFVIGAADTIGEEVAIAKEGLVTALVGQRPFEMGYKAPQVMLDLIAGKPVEDPVYTGLDECTKDTADTCIQK
- a CDS encoding helix-turn-helix domain-containing protein, with protein sequence MSISPTLGEEQVPILLASDIAARVRAAREAVGYSIEDLAVTCGLTSIEISDIESGGDSDPVKLKRVATALQVPISHLLPGEV
- a CDS encoding family 16 glycosylhydrolase codes for the protein MSRFVLNAVGKPLYYSGSSTAWFSATGSGPMLYGTAGNDSMWGDSSVNVTMIGGKGDDIYYLYSSINRAYEAPGEGVDTISTWMSYTLPENFENLTVTGDNRFAFGNDLDNIIKGGSSRQTIDGGAGDDVLIGGGGADTFVVARGNGSDLITDFNFDDIVRLDGYGFTSFQQVLANVAQEGMDLRLNLADGESLVFRNTTADQLQANQFRLSLDRSVLTQTFSDDFDTLQLHDGTSGVWDPKFWWAPDKGATLTGNGELQWYINPSYQPTASANPFSVKDGVLTITAKPASEAIQTEIEGYDYTSGMLTTHSSFAQTYGYFEIRADMPDDQGVWPAFWLLPADGSWPPELDIVEMRGQDPNTIIGTVHSNETGSQTSVASAVKVTDTSGFHKYGVLWTEEEIVWYFDDAAIARADTPSDMHDPMYMIVNLAVGGIAGAPNDGLADGSEMKIDYVRAYSLDADWHI
- the queD gene encoding 6-carboxytetrahydropterin synthase QueD — encoded protein: MFRITKEFHFSASHQLKSLPPEHQCARLHGHNYIVEVELSAETLNEHGFVRDYHELAPLKRYIDEAFDHRHLNDILGHDRVTAECLAQHFFEWCKGRFPETAAVRVSETAKTWAEYRP
- the queE gene encoding 7-carboxy-7-deazaguanine synthase QueE, whose translation is MIGTRPTEIRVSEIFGPTIQGEGALIGVPTVFVRTGGCDYRCSWCDSLHAVDSRYRDEWRPMSTEEVWQEVTALSGGTPVMVSLSGGNPAIQPLGDLITCGHAQGYRFALETQGSIARDWFADLDVLVLSPKPPSSGMETDWDAFGACLEASGGRPQTILKIVIFDEADYSYARNAAARYPQLPVYLQPGNHTPPPPEEFDAPIDIEGVTERMRWLVERVTEDRWFEARVLPQLHVLLWGNKRGV
- a CDS encoding PAS domain S-box protein, producing MSSADILPSCLMADAGVLASPDFRTALDALPVAVYMTDADGYVTYFNRAAVDLAGREPTVGKDRWCVCWKLQRLDGTALPHDQCPMAIALETGRPIWGKELLAVRPNGTTALVLPYPTPTFNEAGVLSGAVNLLVDMTERRSAENDSRYLAAIVESSDDAIVAKDLNGTITSWNLGAERLFGYTADEVVGKSITILMPPGYQDEEPMILSRIRSGERIDHYETLRRRKDGSLVNISLTVSPVRDADGSIIGASKIARDITGHKRATEALAARLREQASLYSLAERQQRAQDIEEVYDASLDAIQSALSCERASILLFDKSETMRFVAWRGLSDQYRQAVDGHSPWAADEKDPEPIYIEDIAVADISQELRRVVEAEGIHALGFIPLVAGGRLIGKFMTYYDLPHAFADSETSVAMTIARQLGFSIQRLRAEEARQRAEEQLRRKEAMERERAAELMAIMQAVPALIWITRSPDCTEIAGNRAAYDLLRRPSGSNLSLSAPAGEGPDNFQVFSQGRLLAADELPVQRAARGEEVPNFEEEIRFEDGSMRHIFGNATPLRDATGAVVGAVAASVDITERKVAEEALQESERRLQIALEAGRMGAWEWDTGTGHVIWSPGLESLHHLEPGTFGGTLADFKRDIHPADLPLVELEIAKALKTHENYHVIYRVKLPEGSIRWVEAFGQFSLPGTGRAPKLAGVCMDITERKEAESQRSLLVAELSHRVKNTLAIVSSIARQSFSTNPELREARDSFNARIRALAQTHTRLAESSWSGVSLETVLFDELSPYSDASGSNVSLSGPTTMLPPKYALTLGMAAHELATNAAKHGALSVKSGKVAIAWSVDPEERRLHVSWQETGGPPVPEPKENGFGRLLLERVVASDLGGEVRLDFASEGLRCTIDVPHPRKP